One window from the genome of Kryptolebias marmoratus isolate JLee-2015 linkage group LG1, ASM164957v2, whole genome shotgun sequence encodes:
- the malt1 gene encoding mucosa-associated lymphoid tissue lymphoma translocation protein 1 isoform X3: protein MSDSLDRSTKINLLKDSVVKKLCEVLDKSSSKGWRKLGEIVGNDRRFKVSSDDMEMCSLRVLEVEGSPSLMLLRLMGERGCTTGHLIDYLQTLGNSEALQCLKPPALQILIQPQSAALMCGHNLRLSCHAVGKSAAQYQWFKSREEVPNSASPELVISPVQLKDAGFYICRVNSGDVCEFSQWAQVDVLKGSTSYGQSYHSLDGRLKLVIQPQSQQLHVGETLQLECGAVGRPIPRYQWHKNGAPIPNATNRRLLVPHVMQDHHGRYRCEISSSTERMWTNEVHVVVGSIELFPNSVPDQLYATDKVALLIGNLSYQNHPQLKAPMVDVYDLTNLLRQLNFKVVSLLDLTESEMRNAVDEFLLLLHKGVYGLLYYAGHGYENYGNSFMVPVDAPNPYRSANCLCVQSILKLMQEKETGLNVFLLDMCRKRNIHDDSTPNIVLRVTANIVFGYATCQDAEAFELSSTGFTNGVFVKFLKKRLMDNEKITVVLDRVAEDMGQFDATKGKQALEIRSSLSERRALTDLILPGDSANLAHAHSRQWAKAHELPESMSLNFDCGAQIKLGFAAEFSNVLVIYTHIIKKPEDMSFCQAHVTDFSQELDVDPKEMNRETPEETGIYLLSSSLPQHCLYTRLSSLQKLREELVFTVCLQGTFAAMDDDHPIYWTKSVNIGKPLIARLDLHRAMRRNSCLQTCPMPHSPSQSPCHSPGPDHLHHHLFYHASHLAQDLNRLSPQHHYLDGCEHPQAAAEGCGFAYHDHLGQCGYERAYEADGLLSSPGKFSIPIEAPEDINELQTVFINSLQLQPQ, encoded by the exons ATGTCGGACTCTTTGGACAGATCCACGAAGATAAACTTGTTGAAGGACTCGGTTGTGAAGAAACTTTGTGAAGTGTTGGACAAATCAAGCAGCAAAGGGTGGCGAAAATTAGGAGAGATTGTTGGCAATGACAGGCGGTTCAAAGTCAG ctcggACGACATGGAGATGTGCTCCCTCAGGGTGCTGGAGGTGGAAGGCAGCCCGAGCCTCATGCTGCTGAGGCTGATGGGAGAGCGAGGCTGCACCACCGGCCACCTGATCGACTACCTCCAAACTCTGGGCAACTCTGAGGCCCTGCAGTGCCTGAAGCCTCCAG CCCTGCAGATCCTCATTCAGCCCCAGTCTGCCGCTCTAATGTGCGGCCACAATCTGCGCCTCAGCTGCCACGCTGTGGGCAAATCTGCAGCGCAGTATCAGTGGTTTAAATCAAGAGAAGAA GTTCCAAACAGCGCCTCTCCGGAGCTGGTGATAAGTCCCGTCCAGCTGAAGGACGCCGGCTTTTACATCTGCAGGGTCAACAGCGGCGATGTTTGTGAATTCAGCCAGTGGGCTCAGGTGGACGTCCTGAAAGGCAGCACGTCCTACG GTCAGAGTTATCACTCCCTCGACGGTCGGCTGAAGTTGGTCATCCAGCCTCAGTCCCAGCAGCTACACGTCGGGGAAACCCTGCAGCTGGAGTGTGGGGCCGTGGGTCGGCCCATCCCCCGGTACCAGTGGCACAAAAATGGCGCCCCGATCCCGAACGCCACCAACAGGAGACTCCTG GTTCCTCACGTGATGCAGGATCATCACGGCCGGTACCGCTGTGAGATCAGCAGCAGCACGGAGAGAATGTGGACCAACGAAGTCCACGTTGTAGTCG GTTCCATTGAACTTTTTCCGAACAGCGTGCCAGATCAACTCTACG CGACGGACAAAGTGGCCCTCCTGATTGGCAACCTGTCGTACCAGAACCACCCGCAGCTCAAAGCCCCCATGGTGGACGTGTACGACCTCACCAACCTGCTGCGGCAGCTCAACTTCAAGGTGGTGTCGCTGCTGGACCTGACCGAGTCCGAGATGAGGAACGCCGTCGATgagttcctgctgctgcttcacaagGGAGTTTACG GCCTGCTGTACTACGCCGGCCACGGATACGAGAACTACGGGAACAGCTTCATGGTGCCGGTGGACGCTCCGAACCCGTACAGGTCGGCCAACTGCTTGTGCGTTCAGAGCATCCTGAAACTGATGCAGGAGAAAGAAACGGGCctgaatgtttttctgctgGACATGTGCAGGAAGAG GAATATTCACGACGACAGCACCCCGAACATTGTCCTCAGAGTAACGGCCAACATCGTCTTTGGATACGCAAC GTGCCAGGACGCCGAGGCCTTCGAGCTGAGCTCCACAGGCTTCACCAACGGCGTGTttgtcaagtttttaaaaaagcggCTGATGGACAACGAGAAGATCACTGTGGTTCTGGACCGAGTCGCTGAAG ACATGGGTCAGTTTGACGCTACGAAGGGTAAGCAGGCTCTGGAGATCCGCAGCAGCCTGTCGGAGAGGAGAGCGCTCACAGACCTCATCCTGCCTGGAGACAGCGCCAACCTCGCTCACGCTCACAGCCGCCAGTGGGCGAAAGCTCACG AGCTTCCTGAGAGCATGAGTCTGAACTTTGACTGCGGCGCTCAGATCAAGCTGGGTTTCGCCGCAGAGTTCTCCAACGTTCTCGTCATTTACACTCACATCATAAAGAAGCCCGAGGACATGTCCTTCTGCCAGGCTCACGTCACGGACTTCTCACAG GAGCTCGACGTGGATCCTAAAGAAATGAACAGAGAGACTCCAGAGGAGACGGGGATCTACCTGCTGTCCAGCAGCCTGCCGCAGCACTGCCTCTACACCAGGCTCAGCTCGCTGCAGAAGCTCAGG GAGGAGCTGGTCTTCACCGTGTGCCTTCAGGGCACCTTCGCCGCCATGGATGACGATCACCCCATATATTGGACCAAAAGCGTCAACATCGGAAAGCCGCTAATCGCTCGACTGGACCTCCACCGGGCCATGCGTCGGAACAGCTGCCTGCAGACGTGCCCGATGCCCCACAGCCCGTCCCAAAGCCCCTGCCACAGCCCCGGGCCCGACCACCTTCACCACCACCTTTTTTACCACGCGTCGCACCTGGCCCAGGACTTAAACCGCCTCTCCCCGCAGCACCACTACCTGGACGGCTGCGAGCATCCGCAGGCCGCGGCGGAAGGCTGCGGGTTTGCCTACCACGACCACCTCGGCCAGTGTGGTTACGAGCGGGCGTACGAGGCCGATGGACTTCTGAGTTCTCCGGGGAAATTCAGCATCCCGATCGAGGCGCCGGAGGACATCAACGAGCTGCAGACAGTGTTCATCAACAGCCTGCAGCTTCAGCCGCAGTGa
- the malt1 gene encoding mucosa-associated lymphoid tissue lymphoma translocation protein 1 isoform X2 codes for MSDSLDRSTKINLLKDSVVKKLCEVLDKSSSKGWRKLGEIVGNDRRFKVSSDDMEMCSLRVLEVEGSPSLMLLRLMGERGCTTGHLIDYLQTLGNSEALQCLKPPALQILIQPQSAALMCGHNLRLSCHAVGKSAAQYQWFKSREEVPNSASPELVISPVQLKDAGFYICRVNSGDVCEFSQWAQVDVLKGSTSYGQSYHSLDGRLKLVIQPQSQQLHVGETLQLECGAVGRPIPRYQWHKNGAPIPNATNRRLLVPHVMQDHHGRYRCEISSSTERMWTNEVHVVVDDMYAIGGCSIELFPNSVPDQLYATDKVALLIGNLSYQNHPQLKAPMVDVYDLTNLLRQLNFKVVSLLDLTESEMRNAVDEFLLLLHKGVYGLLYYAGHGYENYGNSFMVPVDAPNPYRSANCLCVQSILKLMQEKETGLNVFLLDMCRKRNIHDDSTPNIVLRVTANIVFGYATCQDAEAFELSSTGFTNGVFVKFLKKRLMDNEKITVVLDRVAEDMGQFDATKGKQALEIRSSLSERRALTDLILPGDSANLAHAHSRQWAKAHELPESMSLNFDCGAQIKLGFAAEFSNVLVIYTHIIKKPEDMSFCQAHVTDFSQELDVDPKEMNRETPEETGIYLLSSSLPQHCLYTRLSSLQKLREELVFTVCLQGTFAAMDDDHPIYWTKSVNIGKPLIARLDLHRAMRRNSCLQTCPMPHSPSQSPCHSPGPDHLHHHLFYHASHLAQDLNRLSPQHHYLDGCEHPQAAAEGCGFAYHDHLGQCGYERAYEADGLLSSPGKFSIPIEAPEDINELQTVFINSLQLQPQ; via the exons ATGTCGGACTCTTTGGACAGATCCACGAAGATAAACTTGTTGAAGGACTCGGTTGTGAAGAAACTTTGTGAAGTGTTGGACAAATCAAGCAGCAAAGGGTGGCGAAAATTAGGAGAGATTGTTGGCAATGACAGGCGGTTCAAAGTCAG ctcggACGACATGGAGATGTGCTCCCTCAGGGTGCTGGAGGTGGAAGGCAGCCCGAGCCTCATGCTGCTGAGGCTGATGGGAGAGCGAGGCTGCACCACCGGCCACCTGATCGACTACCTCCAAACTCTGGGCAACTCTGAGGCCCTGCAGTGCCTGAAGCCTCCAG CCCTGCAGATCCTCATTCAGCCCCAGTCTGCCGCTCTAATGTGCGGCCACAATCTGCGCCTCAGCTGCCACGCTGTGGGCAAATCTGCAGCGCAGTATCAGTGGTTTAAATCAAGAGAAGAA GTTCCAAACAGCGCCTCTCCGGAGCTGGTGATAAGTCCCGTCCAGCTGAAGGACGCCGGCTTTTACATCTGCAGGGTCAACAGCGGCGATGTTTGTGAATTCAGCCAGTGGGCTCAGGTGGACGTCCTGAAAGGCAGCACGTCCTACG GTCAGAGTTATCACTCCCTCGACGGTCGGCTGAAGTTGGTCATCCAGCCTCAGTCCCAGCAGCTACACGTCGGGGAAACCCTGCAGCTGGAGTGTGGGGCCGTGGGTCGGCCCATCCCCCGGTACCAGTGGCACAAAAATGGCGCCCCGATCCCGAACGCCACCAACAGGAGACTCCTG GTTCCTCACGTGATGCAGGATCATCACGGCCGGTACCGCTGTGAGATCAGCAGCAGCACGGAGAGAATGTGGACCAACGAAGTCCACGTTGTAGTCG atgaCATGTACGCCATCGGAGGAT GTTCCATTGAACTTTTTCCGAACAGCGTGCCAGATCAACTCTACG CGACGGACAAAGTGGCCCTCCTGATTGGCAACCTGTCGTACCAGAACCACCCGCAGCTCAAAGCCCCCATGGTGGACGTGTACGACCTCACCAACCTGCTGCGGCAGCTCAACTTCAAGGTGGTGTCGCTGCTGGACCTGACCGAGTCCGAGATGAGGAACGCCGTCGATgagttcctgctgctgcttcacaagGGAGTTTACG GCCTGCTGTACTACGCCGGCCACGGATACGAGAACTACGGGAACAGCTTCATGGTGCCGGTGGACGCTCCGAACCCGTACAGGTCGGCCAACTGCTTGTGCGTTCAGAGCATCCTGAAACTGATGCAGGAGAAAGAAACGGGCctgaatgtttttctgctgGACATGTGCAGGAAGAG GAATATTCACGACGACAGCACCCCGAACATTGTCCTCAGAGTAACGGCCAACATCGTCTTTGGATACGCAAC GTGCCAGGACGCCGAGGCCTTCGAGCTGAGCTCCACAGGCTTCACCAACGGCGTGTttgtcaagtttttaaaaaagcggCTGATGGACAACGAGAAGATCACTGTGGTTCTGGACCGAGTCGCTGAAG ACATGGGTCAGTTTGACGCTACGAAGGGTAAGCAGGCTCTGGAGATCCGCAGCAGCCTGTCGGAGAGGAGAGCGCTCACAGACCTCATCCTGCCTGGAGACAGCGCCAACCTCGCTCACGCTCACAGCCGCCAGTGGGCGAAAGCTCACG AGCTTCCTGAGAGCATGAGTCTGAACTTTGACTGCGGCGCTCAGATCAAGCTGGGTTTCGCCGCAGAGTTCTCCAACGTTCTCGTCATTTACACTCACATCATAAAGAAGCCCGAGGACATGTCCTTCTGCCAGGCTCACGTCACGGACTTCTCACAG GAGCTCGACGTGGATCCTAAAGAAATGAACAGAGAGACTCCAGAGGAGACGGGGATCTACCTGCTGTCCAGCAGCCTGCCGCAGCACTGCCTCTACACCAGGCTCAGCTCGCTGCAGAAGCTCAGG GAGGAGCTGGTCTTCACCGTGTGCCTTCAGGGCACCTTCGCCGCCATGGATGACGATCACCCCATATATTGGACCAAAAGCGTCAACATCGGAAAGCCGCTAATCGCTCGACTGGACCTCCACCGGGCCATGCGTCGGAACAGCTGCCTGCAGACGTGCCCGATGCCCCACAGCCCGTCCCAAAGCCCCTGCCACAGCCCCGGGCCCGACCACCTTCACCACCACCTTTTTTACCACGCGTCGCACCTGGCCCAGGACTTAAACCGCCTCTCCCCGCAGCACCACTACCTGGACGGCTGCGAGCATCCGCAGGCCGCGGCGGAAGGCTGCGGGTTTGCCTACCACGACCACCTCGGCCAGTGTGGTTACGAGCGGGCGTACGAGGCCGATGGACTTCTGAGTTCTCCGGGGAAATTCAGCATCCCGATCGAGGCGCCGGAGGACATCAACGAGCTGCAGACAGTGTTCATCAACAGCCTGCAGCTTCAGCCGCAGTGa
- the malt1 gene encoding mucosa-associated lymphoid tissue lymphoma translocation protein 1 isoform X1, with amino-acid sequence MSDSLDRSTKINLLKDSVVKKLCEVLDKSSSKGWRKLGEIVGNDRRFKVSSDDMEMCSLRVLEVEGSPSLMLLRLMGERGCTTGHLIDYLQTLGNSEALQCLKPPALQILIQPQSAALMCGHNLRLSCHAVGKSAAQYQWFKSREEVPNSASPELVISPVQLKDAGFYICRVNSGDVCEFSQWAQVDVLKGSTSYGQSYHSLDGRLKLVIQPQSQQLHVGETLQLECGAVGRPIPRYQWHKNGAPIPNATNRRLLVPHVMQDHHGRYRCEISSSTERMWTNEVHVVVAPRIAVQITGAMECSEDDMYAIGGCSIELFPNSVPDQLYATDKVALLIGNLSYQNHPQLKAPMVDVYDLTNLLRQLNFKVVSLLDLTESEMRNAVDEFLLLLHKGVYGLLYYAGHGYENYGNSFMVPVDAPNPYRSANCLCVQSILKLMQEKETGLNVFLLDMCRKRNIHDDSTPNIVLRVTANIVFGYATCQDAEAFELSSTGFTNGVFVKFLKKRLMDNEKITVVLDRVAEDMGQFDATKGKQALEIRSSLSERRALTDLILPGDSANLAHAHSRQWAKAHELPESMSLNFDCGAQIKLGFAAEFSNVLVIYTHIIKKPEDMSFCQAHVTDFSQELDVDPKEMNRETPEETGIYLLSSSLPQHCLYTRLSSLQKLREELVFTVCLQGTFAAMDDDHPIYWTKSVNIGKPLIARLDLHRAMRRNSCLQTCPMPHSPSQSPCHSPGPDHLHHHLFYHASHLAQDLNRLSPQHHYLDGCEHPQAAAEGCGFAYHDHLGQCGYERAYEADGLLSSPGKFSIPIEAPEDINELQTVFINSLQLQPQ; translated from the exons ATGTCGGACTCTTTGGACAGATCCACGAAGATAAACTTGTTGAAGGACTCGGTTGTGAAGAAACTTTGTGAAGTGTTGGACAAATCAAGCAGCAAAGGGTGGCGAAAATTAGGAGAGATTGTTGGCAATGACAGGCGGTTCAAAGTCAG ctcggACGACATGGAGATGTGCTCCCTCAGGGTGCTGGAGGTGGAAGGCAGCCCGAGCCTCATGCTGCTGAGGCTGATGGGAGAGCGAGGCTGCACCACCGGCCACCTGATCGACTACCTCCAAACTCTGGGCAACTCTGAGGCCCTGCAGTGCCTGAAGCCTCCAG CCCTGCAGATCCTCATTCAGCCCCAGTCTGCCGCTCTAATGTGCGGCCACAATCTGCGCCTCAGCTGCCACGCTGTGGGCAAATCTGCAGCGCAGTATCAGTGGTTTAAATCAAGAGAAGAA GTTCCAAACAGCGCCTCTCCGGAGCTGGTGATAAGTCCCGTCCAGCTGAAGGACGCCGGCTTTTACATCTGCAGGGTCAACAGCGGCGATGTTTGTGAATTCAGCCAGTGGGCTCAGGTGGACGTCCTGAAAGGCAGCACGTCCTACG GTCAGAGTTATCACTCCCTCGACGGTCGGCTGAAGTTGGTCATCCAGCCTCAGTCCCAGCAGCTACACGTCGGGGAAACCCTGCAGCTGGAGTGTGGGGCCGTGGGTCGGCCCATCCCCCGGTACCAGTGGCACAAAAATGGCGCCCCGATCCCGAACGCCACCAACAGGAGACTCCTG GTTCCTCACGTGATGCAGGATCATCACGGCCGGTACCGCTGTGAGATCAGCAGCAGCACGGAGAGAATGTGGACCAACGAAGTCCACGTTGTAGTCG CACCAAGGATAGCTGTCCAGATTACAGGAGCCATGGAGTGCTCTGAAG atgaCATGTACGCCATCGGAGGAT GTTCCATTGAACTTTTTCCGAACAGCGTGCCAGATCAACTCTACG CGACGGACAAAGTGGCCCTCCTGATTGGCAACCTGTCGTACCAGAACCACCCGCAGCTCAAAGCCCCCATGGTGGACGTGTACGACCTCACCAACCTGCTGCGGCAGCTCAACTTCAAGGTGGTGTCGCTGCTGGACCTGACCGAGTCCGAGATGAGGAACGCCGTCGATgagttcctgctgctgcttcacaagGGAGTTTACG GCCTGCTGTACTACGCCGGCCACGGATACGAGAACTACGGGAACAGCTTCATGGTGCCGGTGGACGCTCCGAACCCGTACAGGTCGGCCAACTGCTTGTGCGTTCAGAGCATCCTGAAACTGATGCAGGAGAAAGAAACGGGCctgaatgtttttctgctgGACATGTGCAGGAAGAG GAATATTCACGACGACAGCACCCCGAACATTGTCCTCAGAGTAACGGCCAACATCGTCTTTGGATACGCAAC GTGCCAGGACGCCGAGGCCTTCGAGCTGAGCTCCACAGGCTTCACCAACGGCGTGTttgtcaagtttttaaaaaagcggCTGATGGACAACGAGAAGATCACTGTGGTTCTGGACCGAGTCGCTGAAG ACATGGGTCAGTTTGACGCTACGAAGGGTAAGCAGGCTCTGGAGATCCGCAGCAGCCTGTCGGAGAGGAGAGCGCTCACAGACCTCATCCTGCCTGGAGACAGCGCCAACCTCGCTCACGCTCACAGCCGCCAGTGGGCGAAAGCTCACG AGCTTCCTGAGAGCATGAGTCTGAACTTTGACTGCGGCGCTCAGATCAAGCTGGGTTTCGCCGCAGAGTTCTCCAACGTTCTCGTCATTTACACTCACATCATAAAGAAGCCCGAGGACATGTCCTTCTGCCAGGCTCACGTCACGGACTTCTCACAG GAGCTCGACGTGGATCCTAAAGAAATGAACAGAGAGACTCCAGAGGAGACGGGGATCTACCTGCTGTCCAGCAGCCTGCCGCAGCACTGCCTCTACACCAGGCTCAGCTCGCTGCAGAAGCTCAGG GAGGAGCTGGTCTTCACCGTGTGCCTTCAGGGCACCTTCGCCGCCATGGATGACGATCACCCCATATATTGGACCAAAAGCGTCAACATCGGAAAGCCGCTAATCGCTCGACTGGACCTCCACCGGGCCATGCGTCGGAACAGCTGCCTGCAGACGTGCCCGATGCCCCACAGCCCGTCCCAAAGCCCCTGCCACAGCCCCGGGCCCGACCACCTTCACCACCACCTTTTTTACCACGCGTCGCACCTGGCCCAGGACTTAAACCGCCTCTCCCCGCAGCACCACTACCTGGACGGCTGCGAGCATCCGCAGGCCGCGGCGGAAGGCTGCGGGTTTGCCTACCACGACCACCTCGGCCAGTGTGGTTACGAGCGGGCGTACGAGGCCGATGGACTTCTGAGTTCTCCGGGGAAATTCAGCATCCCGATCGAGGCGCCGGAGGACATCAACGAGCTGCAGACAGTGTTCATCAACAGCCTGCAGCTTCAGCCGCAGTGa